The following are from one region of the Arachis duranensis cultivar V14167 chromosome 10, aradu.V14167.gnm2.J7QH, whole genome shotgun sequence genome:
- the LOC107469642 gene encoding uncharacterized protein LOC107469642 isoform X2: protein MGLWTLLEGLLLLANALAIINEDRFLAPREWGFSDFSVRRTKSLKGQIIGLIHASQYMRVPLILLNTIFIIVKFLSGCDDDKKASLELVLSKTGTLDERLQKRKKD from the exons ATGGGTTTGTGGACACTACTAGAGGGGTTGTTGCTCCTTGCAAATGCACTGGCAATAATAAATGAGGACCGGTTTCTTGCACCAAGAGAGTGGGGCTTCTCAGATTTCTCAGTTAGGAGGACAAAGTCCTTGAAAGGCCAGATTATAGGTCTCATTCATGCAAGTCAGTACATGAGAGTTCCTCTCATACTTCTCAACACCATCTTCATTATTGTAAAGTTTCTGTCTGGATGTGATGATGATAAGAAAG CAAGCTTAGAACTTGTACTAAGCAAAACTGGTACACTGGATGAAAGactacagaaaagaaaaaaggactAA
- the LOC107469642 gene encoding uncharacterized protein LOC107469642 isoform X1 yields the protein MGLWTLLEGLLLLANALAIINEDRFLAPREWGFSDFSVRRTKSLKGQIIGLIHASQYMRVPLILLNTIFIIVKFLSGCDDDKKGAIMPDPNIMLIYIYIYMPCTCVSKTQDSG from the coding sequence ATGGGTTTGTGGACACTACTAGAGGGGTTGTTGCTCCTTGCAAATGCACTGGCAATAATAAATGAGGACCGGTTTCTTGCACCAAGAGAGTGGGGCTTCTCAGATTTCTCAGTTAGGAGGACAAAGTCCTTGAAAGGCCAGATTATAGGTCTCATTCATGCAAGTCAGTACATGAGAGTTCCTCTCATACTTCTCAACACCATCTTCATTATTGTAAAGTTTCTGTCTGGATGTGATGATGATAAGAAAGGTGCGATTATGCCTGATCCAAACATTatgttgatatatatatatatatatatgcccTGTACATGTGTTTCTAAGACTCAGGATAGTGGTTGA
- the LOC107469642 gene encoding uncharacterized protein LOC107469642 isoform X3, with protein MGLWTLLEGLLLLANALAIINEDRFLAPREWGFSDFSVRRTKSLKGQIIGLIHASQYMRVPLILLNTIFIIVKFLSGCDDDKKGSRSLIRDFSEAL; from the exons ATGGGTTTGTGGACACTACTAGAGGGGTTGTTGCTCCTTGCAAATGCACTGGCAATAATAAATGAGGACCGGTTTCTTGCACCAAGAGAGTGGGGCTTCTCAGATTTCTCAGTTAGGAGGACAAAGTCCTTGAAAGGCCAGATTATAGGTCTCATTCATGCAAGTCAGTACATGAGAGTTCCTCTCATACTTCTCAACACCATCTTCATTATTGTAAAGTTTCTGTCTGGATGTGATGATGATAAGAAAG GTTCTAGATCTTTAATTAGAGATTTCAGCGAAGCATTATAA